The proteins below come from a single Pirellulales bacterium genomic window:
- a CDS encoding DUF1559 domain-containing protein, whose amino-acid sequence MRCKISGDIERRRLITERRQLHGFTLVELLVVIAIIGILIALLLPAVQAAREAARRSQCANNMKQIGLALQNHHSAKKKFPPGVLWNNEANWRVFLLPYIEETALYSQLNLNGDGSNKDAPGFWAHYPESPRGFKNNDAIRGFREPAFSCPSDPSGDFIAGEAFTGVTQLSSSGAGKLSFLGMVIDYVGVSGATPDPAGRSNVCTRDIINNKTTQCRNGILVPFAGKSVRDCSDGTSHTIIVAEQSGQVNGVNASANSLGGWCGYANVYNAQMWSDTTDLRFLPGQVAIAFPIGITTVRYPPNAFWNSSPPFAAAHPFSANTVLNSFHPGGIEILLTDGSVRFLSEYISFEALQRLSVRDDGLTVENY is encoded by the coding sequence ATGAGATGCAAAATTTCCGGTGACATAGAACGCCGTCGCTTAATAACCGAACGGCGGCAACTACACGGATTTACTTTGGTGGAGCTATTGGTGGTGATTGCCATCATTGGGATTTTGATTGCGCTGCTCCTGCCTGCGGTGCAAGCGGCTCGTGAGGCCGCCCGGCGCAGCCAATGTGCTAATAACATGAAACAGATCGGCTTGGCCCTGCAGAATCATCATAGCGCCAAGAAAAAATTTCCACCCGGTGTGCTGTGGAACAATGAAGCAAACTGGCGCGTCTTCTTGTTACCATACATTGAAGAAACCGCTCTGTATAGCCAGTTGAATTTGAATGGTGACGGAAGCAATAAGGACGCACCAGGATTTTGGGCGCACTATCCCGAGTCGCCCCGTGGATTCAAAAATAACGACGCGATTCGTGGATTTCGAGAACCTGCATTCAGTTGTCCTTCAGATCCTAGTGGCGATTTTATCGCCGGCGAAGCCTTTACCGGGGTCACGCAGCTTAGCAGTTCCGGAGCAGGTAAACTATCCTTTTTAGGAATGGTGATCGACTATGTCGGCGTTAGCGGAGCCACACCGGATCCAGCCGGTCGAAGCAACGTATGCACCAGAGACATCATTAACAACAAGACTACCCAATGTCGAAACGGAATACTGGTCCCTTTCGCGGGCAAGAGCGTGCGGGACTGCAGCGATGGAACTTCGCACACGATTATCGTAGCGGAACAGTCGGGGCAAGTGAATGGAGTCAACGCAAGCGCGAATTCACTGGGCGGTTGGTGTGGCTACGCGAATGTATATAACGCGCAGATGTGGAGTGACACGACTGATCTGCGATTTCTGCCAGGTCAGGTCGCGATCGCGTTTCCAATTGGCATCACGACGGTTCGCTACCCACCAAACGCCTTTTGGAACTCCAGCCCGCCGTTTGCTGCGGCTCACCCCTTTTCCGCCAACACAGTACTCAATTCATTTCACCCTGGGGGCATTGAGATTCTACTGACGGACGGCTCGGTGCGGTTTTTGTCGGAATATATTTCGTTCGAGGCGCTCCAACGATTGTCAGTGCGGGACGATGGATTAACTGTTGAAAATTATTGA